A window of Rosa rugosa chromosome 7, drRosRugo1.1, whole genome shotgun sequence genomic DNA:
tgatttctccgtttgatttgttttaacattttgggtccagtgcgactcgcttaaatgttttgatctaagggtcaggttggcctaaagatccggggtttgcaggttgtatcctcaggcaatatatcgtaattacgcctttggcccggttagtgatttcgatcagttagagctctagtctgtctgccaacgtgtccaggttggaccggattttcataatgatttgttaggttaacatttcctatgattttgtcacgatgtgacttgtaagagtccttttggtaaaaggtgttgagttttggatggatttattagtgtgagttgatgatgtttttaattaatttccttgttaattcttttgtttaaatttctattctttttctcttttcttctttttcggttatattgtttattatctctatttatttccttgatcatttctatggttcgatttcccgtttatttctcgttttcattttattgtttgattttaatgtaatcttctgaactaaattatatgcagggattactatgacttctgattttatgcgtgttggttatttcctgaattaattttctatgcatgattaatgttcttattagtttaattgggaagtgcagtgatggatgagacttgtagaaagttgagaaatattattccgtattgtggggataaagacatcttgttaagagtagagatgagtgattcatttgatttctttgtgtgtgatttcaaatgatttggagttaatgattttggtgatcgattatcgagattgtggttttctttgtggatgttgaaattgttggttgttacttgagttaaaagtactgtgttataataaatcaaccattctttcttttactcatactggctgtcaaaagcttaccgggttttgtgttgttgcaatcccggtacactattcaaatggtgtagcggataatcctacaggactggagaattcaggaaggtgatcgaaccgtgtagagtagctgctttgtaatactctgattttcagttgtgaggtttgttatgctcattagagctttacaatttactttgtacgagtgagttgtaataattaactcgaggtcttcgagttttgaatttgagcgtgagtggcgaggttatttctgagaaaaaaaaattcagaacgtttatttgtttaagttgtttaattcatgtttcggatttgaatttgttattcaaaattcggggcgtgacacaatAACTTTTCAATTAATGATAGTACCTGTTTTGACGCAGTTGCATTTTTCTAAATAATGAAAATCAAGAGTACAGTGGCAATAAATATTGATATTTCTTATATTTTGTGGGGTTTATGTATGAAAAAATTTAAGTGGCCTAGagaataataaaattattaaaaGTGGCATTATGTATCATTAGCTCTATTCCCTTTGGGTCCAAATTGGAAAACTATTTTCCCATTAGCCTGCCTAATAAATGGGCAAAATATAATGGACAaaatcaaaactttttttttttcattcctaATAAAACCCAACAAAGTTATATATGCGCATGTTCTTCCCCGAAATGAAATACTACAAGCTATACTTCAAGAACCCTAATTAACTTAGGTAAAAAGTTAAATATATGCAGCTGCTACAAGCTaggaaaatgaagaaaatttaGGGATCTGAATACATATTAAATTGTTTGGAACTAGATCGAGAACATAAACCCAGCCCGGACTGGCCCGGATTAACGAGGGGACCTGGACCGGCCCGCAAGACCCGGTTTATATGAACGAGCTTGGATCTTAAAATTTACAATGAAAATCGGCCCGTCATTATGTAAAAATGATGTAAGACCCAGCCCGACCCGGTCCGGTCCGGTCCAAACCCGCTAAGAATGGGCCTGGCCGAGCCCACCCGGCCCGTTGATGACCTAAGGACAATGCATGAAAGCCGTTGTTTTAGATCGTTAGAATCTCGTAGGTTCATTGTGAATTTTGATAGATCCATTACAACATTCTTCTAGTTGATTAGCCAAAATCTGTTggttagggctagtttgggattgctgtgacttataaaaaaaaaactgttgctgctgtgttgtgagaataatcagctgtgaattaaaacagtttcgtatttggtaaataatatttttaaaagtgctgttagtacataaaacaactacatagtatgttttgatccacaacaaCTTCTAAAAACAACCTCTaagctgcttctaaaatctgctggtAGTGATtgaaagctgctttttatttatttaccaaacacaataaaatctaaaattttgaacaaaagctgattttctaaaattttgaacaaaagctgatttttttaaaagcaaaGCAATCTCAAACGGGGCCTTAGCCCCACATGTTGAGGCAAAGCGGCAGAGGTGAAGAAACTAGTTTAGTTAGGATTTATAGTGAAGTGTTCAACAAAAAGGTGTACGTAGTTTTCTTGGCGAAAGAAAGCTAGTGGATTACAAACGACAACCATGACAAACCCGTCAACAAAGGAATCTCAAATAGCTCTACAACTTGCTGCTGATCTCTACtgtactcttgatgaagaatGAGAATGACTGAGAGTCGACCACGGAATGCGCTGAGAATTTGTGTTCTTGGAAACCACATCTGATCTCCCCATACTCCAACTAAGAAATGATAAACAAGAATCATGCTTGGAGAATCTAATCGCATATTTGATATATACGAGAATCTTTGAATACTAGGTAAACAACGTGTGGACCATTAGATATAGACTTTATCATATAGTAACTAAAGGAGGCTTTTGCTCCCACCCTAATTTTGCAATTCCTTTCTACCAAATATTAgcataaacaaataaacaatgGTTGCCGAACAGAGCTTTTAAACAAAAGTTGGGAGAAGCTTGGGTTTTTCCGATGGAATTTGAGAGATGCATGGAAAAAACACCCTCTTAGTTCTTTTTGATGGTGCATTCACATGGCTCCTCAAAAGCAGGCCGCAGGAGCTTTGTGAATTTACAAATTTATTTTACCAAAAGAAGAGAAAGCAGACGATGCTGGATGCTGTGTTTAAGCACCATTCACGACCAGATCTGCTCAACACCAGATTGCAGAATTAGGGCTCTCTGTGCACTTCTTCGATTAGGAGATTAAAGTCAAGTTTAGCGGGGTaaataggtatatatatatactagtatCAAGATTACTACTTCTCTTTAACTAGTTTGGTTAAGTGTATTATTACATGAATGTAATGAAGTTTTAATTAATTTGGTATAACTTCCTTGCCTTGTAGTAAATTGAGACCGACTTCTCTTGCGAGAGTCAGCTAATGGCTACTGCAAGTTGTGAAGGTGAAGGAGGTTGTACGGAGAGTGAGAATATGATAGGAACGTTGGGTAATCTTCCAGACCCAGTTGTGCATCACattgtttcttttcttgctATCACTGATCTCACTCGTTTTGGCTGTGTGTCCAAAAAGTGTAGAGAACTTTATCTATCAGGTCCATCCTTGAATTTTGATGAATTTTCCTTGGCTAATACATCCTCATGTTATGAAAGGATGAAGTTGTTGAGGTCTTTGGATAAGTTCTTGATTCATCGTGGGGAGAATAAGTTGCACAAATTTCGTATTCGGTGGGTTCCCCTTGAGTACTTTGACCATGAAACACCATGCTTTTGTGGTTGTAATGAGAAGTCTCGAACGATGGCGTGGTTACACTATGCAGTAAGGTGTAATGTGGAAGTGCTTGATCTTGAGATCTCTATATTTGAGGATGAAACACCATTAGCATTTCCATGTTGCATCTTTCTGTGTGAATCTTTGAGGTCTCTATCGGTGGATATGAATTGTAAGATTCAAATACCCTCCTTCACTTTCTTCTCTAATCTCACGTACTTGGAGCTGACAAACGTTGAAATAGAGGAAGAATCATTTTTCAAATGGATCTCACAATCCTGCAAATGCATTGAGGTATTGAATCTTGAGGATGTTCATGGGCTAAAAAATATCAACATTGAAAGCTCGTCTTTGAAATCATTATATTTTGAGTATACTTTCAATCAGACTAGCATCTGTCATCTTAATATATCAGGTGAGAAACTTAACAACATAACTATTGTCTGGGGATTTGATTCACCTAGCAACAAATCGTTTAATGTTTCTGCTCCAAACCTTAAAAGCTTCTATTGGGTGGGGAATTTGATGATTCACTCATATATGAGAGAGCTGGTAGGCTTAGAAGAAGTTGGGTTTTATCTAGAGCCTGAAGAAGATGAGATTGACCATGTCCTAGATGATATCGGCACTTCACACAAGCGTAGCTTTCTTGTTATAAAGGAAGATGCCATGAAGGTAAAAACAACCCTGCCAttatttttctccttttcattttcttctagTTTGGTTGAAAAGATTTGACAATCAATCTGAGATATATGTGCCTTTACATTGATATTGCAGGAACTATACAAGAGAGGAATTTCGCCAACTTCGTTTGGTAATATTTGTTATTTGCGTATGCATATTGGGAGCTTCGTCAGTGACTTAGTCCCATCAATGGTGTTTCTTTTCGGAGCAATGACAAATCTGAGTACTTTATACATCAAGTCTACTCCGCCTTTATACGACTTCGGATCTAATGTGATTTTCTATGCCAGCTTTCTCATTTATGATCTCTACATTTTGTCATTGTTAGTTTTCCGAAAGGCTTCGATTGATTAGCTTGTTGTCTTATTGTTTTTCCAGACATCTGGTTTCAACATGGGATACTGGGAGCAGCAAAACCTTGGTTTCATTTATAAGCTTAAAGAGGTTACGATCGAGCTTTCCAACGGATCTAATGGAATGGAGTTAGCAAGATATATTCTCGAGCATGCTCAGTATTTGGAGAAGATGGTCGTAGTTTATCTACCCCACCAGTGTGATATTGTTAAAAGGATGTTAGATAGAAGCAAGATGATTTCTAGTGGCATAGTTGTCTTCAAAGAAAATCGATGTAAAAGAAAGCTGGTCTGATATATTTCATATCAGAACCTTAATAAATGTTGATGGATCCATTTTGGACTGGATTACTTGGTCTTGCTGAATTAGGTACTCCTTTATTGTTTTAGCAGGCTAGGAGTTCACGCTAATTAAGGGTACAGTCAATCGAAACAAGTTTCCCATTACtttatttactttccttgataTACAAAACCACTGTCAAGGTGTGACCAAAAGATGAACTGTGTTTGCAACTCCCTTGGTTAATTGGATAAGAGAAATGCTATAGTACAAGACATATTTGCATTTGGAAAAATCATCACAATTTATTTATCTTAAAAGAAGGCTAATTTCCAATGCAGAAGTTGTCGTTGGGGAAAGAAAAACAAGGCCATTTTGATTATTGTCAGATAGATCGAATTCTTAGTGTCAGTTGAGACCGTTGATGGATTACTTTTGGAATTTACTTACCTTGGAATGCCCTTACAAATGAACAGCAAAACTGCTCATCAAATTCTATTAATTAAGAACCGTCTGTACATAGCAAAAAGATTCTTCTGGCTTTCTGTACAGGCCAAATATTGATCCCACTTCTTTTCGCCATGATAATCAAGTCACAAGCCCCGTTGACACATGCTGACCACCCAAAAGATCTGAGCGGGTTAGCTCTTCAAGTTTTCCATCATTTAAAAGGAATACTCGTTTAGCCATCAGAACGGTTTCTAACCGATGGGCAATAACCAGGACCTGTTCATGAGCGCAATAGAAAATCCATTAAAATGAAACCCTGCAAGACATACTTGTTTTACTACCGGGTGCACATTGCTTCAGAAGCAAACAGATCTACACAGATGGTTTTACTACAATTAATATTAAAAGATAACATAGGATATGCTCAGCCATACCGTGCGGTTTTCCATCATGCGTTCGACAGCTTGTCTCACCAAAATCTCAGACCTGCTATCTAAAGCAGAAGTAGCTTCATCCAAAATTAATATTGAAGAATTATGATAGAGAGCCCTTGCAATAGCTAGTCTGCAAGCACAGAAGTTTGTTAGCAAAGTGTTGGAGTATGTAATATCAATCAGCATCTGTAGTTTTGCACCATGAACGTTTCTATTCCCATGGATGGCCCTAGCAATTATGCTACAAATCAATGGTAGAATCAGGGTTTCCTCACCTTTGCTTCTGACCTCCACTCAAAGTTGAGCCCCTTGGTCCTATGTCGGTATTGTATCCTTCTGGAAGTTTCTTGATAAACTCATCTGCATTTGCAGTTCTTGCTGCATTTTCTACCATTTCCATGTCAATTTTTGTCATCAGATCCTTATATCCAATGTTCTCAGCAATAGTGCCTGAAAATAATGTCTAACACAAAAGTTACCAAGATTATAATGACCCAAAAGAAAATACTATCAGAGAACATTTGTTTTTAGAACACTATGTTTTCCAGATTCATGATGCACTTGTATTACCTTTTGCACATCAGGAGTTATCCAGTGATCATATAACATATTAATTCAGAACCATGTGTCCATGTGTGTATCATACAAAAGAGAACAACTTTTTATAATTCTGAATTTTGCAACAAGGATTTGGCATGATGAATGATATCCAAATATCAGCTGAATAAACAGCATACCAAATTACCAATCAACTCAAAACTGAACACTAGTCAAAAAGAACAAACAGCCAACTAATTAGATTTTGCTCAATATTAGCAGCATAGAAGGTAGATTGAAGATTTCGTGTTTGATCCTATGCAGTGAAGTTTATCGTTTCTTTTTtagaatagaaaaaaaaaaaaaacaccagaaGTTAAATTCATAAGTCACTCACTATTTCCTGAGAAACAAGGCCAATATTTCTCCTCAAACTTGTCAACCTGATGTTTTTGATGTTATGGTTATCAATGAGTATACGACCTATGCACACAAGAAAGTGAGAAAGTCAGATATTGGTCCATCAGAAAATGACAAGGACCAATTCAATTTCCAAAACTTAACTAAAGGTTCATGAAATTTTGCAGAATACTCTTGAGTTTCAACTTAACTCCAGCAGTAAAAGCCGGCACTGGGATAGGAGCTGCCCTGTTTTTTACTATTTTAGTTTCTCTAGTTTTCTTGCCAAACTAGTATAGAGCAGCAAAATCTCACCAGACAAAGGATCATAAAGCTGAAGAAGTAGTTTTATAAGGGTTGTCTTTCCTCCTCCAGAGGGTCCAACAAGAGCAACTGTCTCTCCAGCTTTAATATGCAGATTCAATCCATTCAGAACATGAGGGGAATTCTCTCCATATTTAAATGATACATCACAAAATTTCACCTCCCCTGTAGCGCGGTTTAAATCAATAGCATCTGGATTCTCCATCATCTGTTTAATAAATAGACACATGACCAAAGCAGCTTGAGTAGTACGTAGCAAAACTGAACATCACAATGTTGAGTATAAGAAAAAAGTAAATGGAAGAGTAAGAGAACATCTCTATTATGTGATTACCCAACAAAGAAATACTAGCATTCATATTCAGCAAGTTCTACTTCGGAATGGGATAATGATAACTCACGTACATAGCAAATCAGCAGTCTACATAATAGATattacaaataaaaataaaaagatctaTGCATCAAGAAAACAATAGAAGGTGAAGCAATAAAAAGAGAACACTAAAAAGGGAAATTTTGTGCATCATATCGGCCTTGCACAATATTTGAATGTAAAATCTAATATGTTAGACTCAGTCGCATGACAACCTATTTAATATGAATATATAGCATGTACAAATTCCTCTGGGCTTTTGTCACGTGCAAGGTTGTAGGGGTGCAAAAGTTTGGCTCAACCACAGATTTCTTGAAGATTAAGATTGTCATTCTGCTGGAAAAAAGTGTCTAGAGAATTAAAGGAATCTGCCAATCTGGTTCACATCACATGTAAACAAACTATCCATAAAAAAAGAATCGTGACAAAGGCATGAATGAGTAATTAAAATATCACAACGAATGGAGCATTCAAATCGCACACGGGATACTTAACTGAGAAACAGGAAAACAACAAATTCACAGCATCCTTTATTCCTTTAAAATTTATATTGGAATGTCCTCATATCACAACAAGTATCAAcctaaaattaaataaagaaaaactaaatTTTAAAAAGAACCATCTGTGCACGTGCTTGTGCGTAATAAAGATCAAAATACAGATAAACCATGGATTTACTATTGATCTTAAAAAGATTACCGTTGATTTGAACCTGGTCAGGTCAAACAACCGTTCCATAGCTGGTTCTCCTTGCTTCAACTCATTGTATGCTTTTCCAACACCCTGCATTTACATTAGGATTGATAAGTTAGACAGCTACTCAATAGCTGAACAATAATAATGATAAGCTAGTATGAAACCACTGAAACAATTTTCCGTCACATAAAAGTAGGTTATCAGTATCTACTGGGTTTTAAAAAGGTGAGTTCAAGAACATAAAATAAAGCTCAAGGGTTTTAAAAAACCTCCAATACTTGTATACTAACCAAGTCATTTAACAATATTATAAAAAGTAAAACCTATACTGCATCATTaacacacagaaagaaaaaGCATCAGACAATAATACCTGAATTGGATcgatcagaaaaatcaatgatGTTACAAATGAAACTATGCCAGAGATATCGATTGAGCTACTGCACAACACCATTGGACCAACACACAGCATAGAAAGCCCTCCAAAATATATAATCTGTATGATCTGAGGAATAAGTgccttcattttcttctttttcaaatgCTCACAGAGGTCAGTGTGAGCAAGCTTCTTAAACCTAGCATTCTCCCACAACTCTGCATTGCTTGCTTTCACAAACAGAATTGCAGGGAGGACCTACAATACGATCATATACAAGAAATAAtcacaatccaaaatataatGACCAAGAAAGTCCACAACACAGACAACCACACCACTAGAAACTATAATGTCAATGCAAGACATGAAATTGAGTGGGGATTCAACACGATAAACAAACCTCATTCAGATAAGCAGAGAGAGCAGCCGTGCTGAGCTGGGCCTTGTTAGATATTGTTCGGAGTTTCTCACCGAGATAAGCAATGACAAGAGCCATACATGGAATCACCTACCAATCAACCAAAAACCCAAACCACATTCACAAACACCCTAAACCAAGCACACACCCAGTGACTTTACACGAAAACAAAACTTGCTCACCACAGCTGAAATCCCAGACAACATAGGGCTGATGGCCACCATTTTCGCTGCCATAACCGATATCTGCAGAGCACTGGGTACAACAGTCTGTCATTTTCACAAAAACCAATCAATAAACCACATAACAACAAACAACACACTGATTCAGCATTGGCAAATGCAGCCATTTCAAAAGACACCCAACTCACATTGAGAACAGCATACACAGTATCCGCAACATCCGAGGCCTCAGCAGTGATCCTATAAGCAACATCCCCAGTCTGTTTCGCCCCGGCCCCTTCGAAAAACCCCAAGTCCCTCTCCAGAACCTTCTCCCACACATGAACCCGAACCCGAAACGCCGCCTTCAATGCGGCCTCCCATAGAAACGCCTGCTGCCAATAGACGCCGACGATCCTCGCCAGGACCAAAACCCCCAAAGCCAAGCCCTCATTTTGCAACGTGGCTGGGTCCAAACTTCCGATTTGGGCAGATAAATATCCGATTTTGGGGACAATTTGGGAGAGAGAGTAGACGGAGACGAGGCTGCAGAGCCAGCCCAGGAGGATGGGCTTTTTCTGGGAGAGAATGAAGGGTTTGAGGGAGTGGAAGGGTCTAGAATTTGGGAGCTGATTTTGGGGTTTTGGGGGTTGGGAAAGAAGGTGGGTGTAATTGAGGTGGGTGGAAATAGGGTATAGGGTTTTGGGTTTAAGGTAAAACGAGAGGGATGGCGATGGAGGACGACGGATTAGAGAAAGAAACAATCTTTGGCTCATTTtccttttgttcttttcttccaGTTTCAGTTCCAAAGTTCCCACCTTTATACTCCTACCCGCCAAAAAAAAAGCCCAAGGCTTTATTGGGCACCTGATAGAGGATATTTTTGACATTTAACCCACCTTCGCAAATCCTATAAAACCCAATATTCTACTTAAACTAGCCCCAAATTATCAAAAGAAAATTAGGGTTCTTTGTGCTCTGCTTTTGGAAGCACCCAATCTATTGATTTCCAGAAGACAGAATCGACCAGTTTTGGCTCGCACATCCTTCTGTTAGGGAAAGCTCGAATTGGGTACATTAATGGTGGTACGTACTAGGACCAACTCTACTAGTTTGTGTTTACTACTGTGAATCTGTATTAGTTTGATTCAGTGTTTTACAttgatgtttcattcattgatGTTTTAGCATTCAAGTTCCCATTTAGTTGAGTATAAATATTTGAAACCGAGTTCTGTTACAAAAGGACGCAACTGTATTAGATTCATGAGAATGGAACCCAAGAGTAAGTTAGTGGCTACTGCAAGTTTTGGTGAAGGTAGAGGAGGTTGTATTGTGAATGAGAACAAGAAAGACAGGCTTAGTAATCTTCCGGACGAAATCGTGCACCACATTCTTTCGTCCTCACTTAAAACACCTATCCTTGATATAGAGGACCTCACTATGTTCAGCTGTGTGTCCAAAAGATGCAGACAACTTGTCCTGTCAAACCCGACTTTGCGTTTTGATGGATTTCAGAGGACTAGAATATCCACCTGTAGTAAACGGTCAAAGTTGATGAATTCTTTCGATAGGCTGTTGGCTTGCCGCGGGGATTGTAAGTTACAGGTCTTTGATGTATCATGGTATTCACACTATTCATGGACAACACCATGCTTCTGTGAAGATAACAAATTTCGAGTATTCACTTGGATATACAATGTTCTAGATAGgtataaggttgaaacgcttcATGTTTTTATCGAACAAGGCTTACTAGATGATGATGACATATTACCTGCATTTCCATCCTACATCTTTCATTGTGACTCCTTGAGGTCTCTGAAGGTGGACGTAAATTGTATGATTCAAGCACCCTCCTTTGCTTTTTCTTCAAATCTCAGATCCTTGGTATTGACAAGTGTTACTATAGTAGATGAGGAGTTTTTCAAATGGATCTCATGCTGCTGCAAGTTCATTGAGGATTTATGTCTGGATTCTGTTTATGGGCCAAAAAATGTCACCATTGAAAGCTCATCTTTAGAGTTATTTCACTTTAAGTGTGCTGCTAATAGTAGGATATGCCATCTTCACATCTCAGGTGAGAAGCTTAAAGAAATAGCTGTGGACTGGAGTTTTAATCCGTATAGGAAAATATCATTTGGTATTCTTGCTCCGAATCTTAAAAGATACAGGTGGACTGGGAATTTGATAAATCACCCAAATCTGGGAAATTTAGTATCTCTAGAAGAAGCTGAGATTCGTCTGAAGCCTATATTGGATGGCTGGGACAATGTACTTGAGATTCTTTGCAGATTACGTGGTGTTAAAGTTGTTCTTTTAACTGAAGAGGTCACTAAGGTAAAGTGAACTGCAATCCTTTGAACTGAAATCTTTATAATTCCCAAAACTTGATCTTTTGCACTTTaaagttcttttcttttgctattTCTTTCATCCTATGGAAATGATAGGGTTAGCTTTTGTATATTTCATAACTTAGATTCTGTACTCTCTTAAACATCAGCTAGTATGGAAACTCATTTTTTCTTCTGAAGTTTTTGTTCAAACAAATGCAAATTAAATTGAAAAACTTGATGGGTTTCTCCCTTATATCATTGCAGCCTCTGTTTAGTGAAGGATCCATACTAGGTCCATTTTGaattaactttttatttttgtatatatattagGAGCTTTATGGCCTAGTTGCAGAAGTTATCCTTTTAATTGGAATGCCTAATTGGTGCACTTAACACTGAAGTCTAGCCCATCTTTACATGAGaataaattttaatttctgTTTAAATAAGTCTACACTGGTTTTTCTGTcgcaaattaatttttttttacaactgTGAGCATCTTCATCAATTCTTTgcatattttggtcattttcatTTGATTTTCTTGTTGTCGTCTTGCCTTTCTAGACATCGGGGTTTAATATGGGACACTGGAAGCTGCAAGACCCTGCTCTTTTCAATCAGCTTAAGGAGTTTACAATAGAGCTCTGGGGAGAACCTAATGGAATTGAACTAGCGAGGTATATTCTGGAGCATTCTCAGAATTTGGAGAAAATGGTCATTGTTCACCTGCCGCAACATTCTCATGTTAAAAGGGAGTTGAGTAAAAGCAAGACGATTTCAAATGCCAAGCTTTTCTTCAGTACATATACCTAAATGTTCATAGATGAGAGTCAGAGAGATAGCAATTATATTCAATGAGTATGCTATATTGTACCTCTAATCTATTACtcattgtgtgtgtgtattgtgaatatttcagaaatctgtttaattttgtttttctgtcaCATGTGGTTGGGCTGAGGTGGTGGAAGCATGTAATCTCTGAATTGAAATTAGAGAATGACATCAGTGTTTGCTTCTCTAAAGATGCTTTTGAAAGAGATTTCTTCAAAGCTTTGGGAGTCACTTGACTTTAATATTCTTAAGCCTTCAATGGGCGTTAAACTTGCCATTAACATATTTTCTCAGAATTTTCGAGTCTCTTTGAACTTAAATTCTTTTGAAACCCACGAGTAACTGTTTGGAGAGCTAGGCCTCTGCAACGATCAAGGTTTTTGGTACTAGCTATGAGGGGGAGCCCTAGGGGTTGTGGATAACAATACCAGAGGTTGCCTTCTTTTTGTCAATCACTGAGCCATCAAAGTTGATTTTGACTTTAAAGGCGGAGAATTTAATCATTTTGGGGACGGGTTTGAAGAGTAGACAGAGACGAGGCTAGGATGGAAA
This region includes:
- the LOC133723562 gene encoding ABC transporter B family member 29, chloroplastic isoform X2, translated to MSQRLFLSLIRRPPSPSLSFYLKPKTLYPISTHLNYTHLLSQPPKPQNQLPNSRPFHSLKPFILSQKKPILLGWLCSLVSVYSLSQIVPKIGYLSAQIGSLDPATLQNEGLALGVLVLARIVGVYWQQAFLWEAALKAAFRVRVHVWEKVLERDLGFFEGAGAKQTGDVAYRITAEASDVADTVYAVLNTVVPSALQISVMAAKMVAISPMLSGISAVVIPCMALVIAYLGEKLRTISNKAQLSTAALSAYLNEVLPAILFVKASNAELWENARFKKLAHTDLCEHLKKKKMKALIPQIIQIIYFGGLSMLCVGPMVLCSSSIDISGIVSFVTSLIFLIDPIQGVGKAYNELKQGEPAMERLFDLTRFKSTMMENPDAIDLNRATGEVKFCDVSFKYGENSPHVLNGLNLHIKAGETVALVGPSGGGKTTLIKLLLQLYDPLSGTIAENIGYKDLMTKIDMEMVENAARTANADEFIKKLPEGYNTDIGPRGSTLSGGQKQRLAIARALYHNSSILILDEATSALDSRSEILVRQAVERMMENRTVLVIAHRLETVLMAKRVFLLNDGKLEELTRSDLLGGQHVSTGLVT
- the LOC133721890 gene encoding putative F-box/FBD/LRR-repeat protein At4g03220; translation: MATASCEGEGGCTESENMIGTLGNLPDPVVHHIVSFLAITDLTRFGCVSKKCRELYLSGPSLNFDEFSLANTSSCYERMKLLRSLDKFLIHRGENKLHKFRIRWVPLEYFDHETPCFCGCNEKSRTMAWLHYAVRCNVEVLDLEISIFEDETPLAFPCCIFLCESLRSLSVDMNCKIQIPSFTFFSNLTYLELTNVEIEEESFFKWISQSCKCIEVLNLEDVHGLKNINIESSSLKSLYFEYTFNQTSICHLNISGEKLNNITIVWGFDSPSNKSFNVSAPNLKSFYWVGNLMIHSYMRELVGLEEVGFYLEPEEDEIDHVLDDIGTSHKRSFLVIKEDAMKELYKRGISPTSFGNICYLRMHIGSFVSDLVPSMVFLFGAMTNLSTLYIKSTPPLYDFGSNTSGFNMGYWEQQNLGFIYKLKEVTIELSNGSNGMELARYILEHAQYLEKMVVVYLPHQCDIVKRMLDRSKMISSGIVVFKENRCKRKLV
- the LOC133723562 gene encoding ABC transporter B family member 29, chloroplastic isoform X1, translated to MSQRLFLSLIRRPPSPSLSFYLKPKTLYPISTHLNYTHLLSQPPKPQNQLPNSRPFHSLKPFILSQKKPILLGWLCSLVSVYSLSQIVPKIGYLSAQIGSLDPATLQNEGLALGVLVLARIVGVYWQQAFLWEAALKAAFRVRVHVWEKVLERDLGFFEGAGAKQTGDVAYRITAEASDVADTVYAVLNTVVPSALQISVMAAKMVAISPMLSGISAVVIPCMALVIAYLGEKLRTISNKAQLSTAALSAYLNEVLPAILFVKASNAELWENARFKKLAHTDLCEHLKKKKMKALIPQIIQIIYFGGLSMLCVGPMVLCSSSIDISGIVSFVTSLIFLIDPIQGVGKAYNELKQGEPAMERLFDLTRFKSTMMENPDAIDLNRATGEVKFCDVSFKYGENSPHVLNGLNLHIKAGETVALVGPSGGGKTTLIKLLLQLYDPLSGRILIDNHNIKNIRLTSLRRNIGLVSQEITLFSGTIAENIGYKDLMTKIDMEMVENAARTANADEFIKKLPEGYNTDIGPRGSTLSGGQKQRLAIARALYHNSSILILDEATSALDSRSEILVRQAVERMMENRTVLVIAHRLETVLMAKRVFLLNDGKLEELTRSDLLGGQHVSTGLVT
- the LOC133721101 gene encoding uncharacterized protein LOC133721101, which translates into the protein MVHSSSHLVEYKYLKPSSVTKGRNCIRFMRMEPKSKLVATASFGEGRGGCIVNENKKDRLSNLPDEIVHHILSSSLKTPILDIEDLTMFSCVSKRCRQLVLSNPTLRFDGFQRTRISTCSKRSKLMNSFDRLLACRGDCKLQVFDVSWYSHYSWTTPCFCEDNKFRVFTWIYNVLDRYKVETLHVFIEQGLLDDDDILPAFPSYIFHCDSLRSLKVDVNCMIQAPSFAFSSNLRSLVLTSVTIVDEEFFKWISCCCKFIEDLCLDSVYGPKNVTIESSSLELFHFKCAANSRICHLHISGEKLKEIAVDWSFNPYRKISFGILAPNLKRYRWTGNLINHPNLGNLVSLEEAEIRLKPILDGWDNVLEILCRLRGVKVVLLTEEVTKTSGFNMGHWKLQDPALFNQLKEFTIELWGEPNGIELARYILEHSQNLEKMVIVHLPQHSHVKRELSKSKTISNAKLFFSTYT